The Maylandia zebra isolate NMK-2024a linkage group LG1, Mzebra_GT3a, whole genome shotgun sequence DNA segment TGAAAGAACGCGAGATAAAGGGGAAGCGTGAATAAATATTCATAGTACTGACACTGAATAATGATTTCGATCAGTCGGAGCATGTGAACACAGACGTTCTCTCTGACTGAGCAGACAGAGCTCTCACCGATGTCGCCGTACTCGCTGATGAATCTCCTGGTCAAAAATCTGACGGTGAGAGCTGCACAGAGAGAAAAGATCATTAGATCAAAGAAAACActgcaaagtaaaaacagaaatcagAACATTGAAATATGTTCATAGCTGACTACAGAGCTGCTTCCTCTGAGCAACATTTGAGCTAGAAAACTAGAAATGAAGTGAAAATACGAGAAGAGAAACATAAAGAGGAGGATATTTCTAACGAATCAACATGAAAACGTTCTGTAAGCAAAGGTGAAATATTCTGGAAATGAGCCAGTTTGATCTTTACTCACCGGACTTGCCGACATTGTGAGCTCCGAGCAGCAGGATGTTCACCTCCACCCTCTGCTGGTTTCCCTCCATCGCCTCCATACGACTTTTCTCCTGTACCACCATCAGGAATCAGTTCAGGTTTGCTGACAATAGATGCCAAAGATCTGGAGGCGCCGCTTCAGATCGCCGGCTTATGTACTCCGTGTGGGCGGGGCTTCGGAGCTGTGAGTCACAGCCCAGTCTGACTGCAGCCCGTGCTTGGTGGAGGGTCTTATCTGGAGTCTTATTACAGCAGTAACGAGGCAGATATGGAGGCAGATATGAGCATCTTTGTGTACGTGCTTGTGTCGGTGTCTTTTTGAGGGTATTTCAGGGCTTTCACTAATTGTGGGTACATTTTAGGACATTTTTGcaccactctgattggtgggtgggggtgggagTGGGGTGGTGGTGATATAATGACCTTTCTCTGTTGTTTACAACCTTTCTGCTTTTATACCATCTGACCTGTTTTGAAGTGAGGGGACATTGAGGGCGTGTCTCTGTCTCATTTTTCAGTTATTGGGACATTTTTGCATCGTGTGAAAATCTGCAGATTTGTGCAGCTGGGTTCGTCTCAGTGGGGAAAGACTATGTGCTGCAGAGCGCGTCGATTAAACGACGAGCTTCGTTTCTGCGCCTCTTTGGCTCCACCTGCTGGCTCCCAGCTGAACAACCTtattcttcctgtttttcttcagcAGCCGCAGAACTTAACTGATTATTATTTTCCTCAACAAATCATTTAATTTGATatcaaatttcatttcatttccaaCAAATTTAGACCAAGTTATCTGATCTTTATTCATTACTGGATCCCTCGGGGCCATATTTGGTGTATAAATCATGCAGACAAATATGTGACCTTTGTATCGTCGACTCTAAGACTCTCGAAGTCCTCGTGTACCTAAAAGTTTACACTTAATCATTTGGTTTAAACGCGGTTTGTCCCACCGCACGATTTTCAGCCTACCGAGAAATTTCAATAAGACAACGATCAAAGTCTCACGGGGTTTCCACAGCGGATGGTGCATTTGGCAGACTTTCACGGCCTCCTGATGCAAGCACAAAGGAATTTGTGTTCCGAGTAAAGATGTGATTTACAGTCacgtgaaaaaaatatttaatggtattttttaaaacacagcccAACATTTTCTTTGATAAAATGTACAGCCGAAGAAGAATCCACGTTTAGATTTGAATTCTTGTTCTGATTCCCGTTTCTCTTTTTcagtagatttttattttttcgaTGAGTCATCAAAGTAAAATTATTTCAAATTCCTAAAAAAAGGGAACATAAAcacagactttcacaataaagtttGAACACAGGTATGTGCATGACATCGAACTGCGCACACAAAGAAACGAGTCAGCGTTCCCCAACCAACACCAGGGGAAACATGAACCGGCTCATTGGTTCCACAGACGTGTGACTGGGATCCGTTTGGACACGACAGTTTTGACATATAATTATTAAAGAAAGAGAAGACAGCGACATGAAGTGATTAGAAAACAAATCGCGTCATAAAGCTTGAATGAaagaataaacaacagctgAGACCTCAGCAGGATGTGAGTCAAATACTGAAGACAAAGATCAAATACAGAGTCGCCTGTTACAATAAATCACATGTCGACTGAATGTTCACAGTAAATACACGAGACTCATCTCAGATACAAAGCCAGTCAGTTATGGAAAAGAacgtttattttaatgttatatttttatatatgttAAACAAAGTAAATTCTCTGTGTATTTCATCGTAAGAGAAAAAACAACGTTCGTGTAAAACATGAAATATCAAACGAGAAAACTCGGACTAACCTGTAAACATGTCACGCTACTCGCTGCAGGCGTGCGCGCCTCAGCTTTCAGGGGAAATACCAAAAATTAGAACACGTTATGGCTGATCAGCTGCCAAAGAGATGAAATCTGACAGTAGTAAAGGTAACAATACTGCCACCGAGGACTCGCTGTAATTACAAAAGTAACAGCTTCCTGTCTGAATGAACGTGTCACACTCACTTTACATAAGGCGGTAAAATCGAGCCCGGCACAAAGTCTCAGACGAAATCACCCGTTTAATGTTTATAAAGTCAGAGCGCTCACAGCACGGACACTGGGCCGATCGATGCCGCCATCATTTCATCCCCTTttgaagaaaaatgtgaaatactgaAAAATTATTGCCTCTAAGATGTGACCACTCCCAGAAAAATGAACTTTTTCATACCAAAAATATTGTTTAAAGTTCAGACCAAAATCATCGATTACGACTCGCAGATGCAGCGAACTGAGTGCAGAAATACAGAAGCGCTGGCGAGGACACGTCCCGCCCACCGCAGAGGAAACCTTTAGCGGTTCTTCACGCTGTCAGTGAGAGACGACGGGGTTAATACTCCTGTGGGGTTACACGCGGCGGCCACTCAGAAACTGACTTCATCATCAGCGGCTGGGTTTCCAGGTTCTGTGGGCGGCTTTAAATTAAGGCACATGGTGTTTctgaaaaatgctttttaaagttACTCGTGCTGTAACTGTCTACAGCTGCCTGCTGTGAGCTCAGATGCTTCCTGTACATCAGAGTGCAGCACATCTGGAGGAGCCCCTGCACATCTGGAGGAGCCCCTGCACCCCTGGAGGAGCCCCTGCACCCCTGGAGGAGCCCCTGCACATCTGGAGGAGCCCCTGCACATCTGGAGGAGCTCCAACACCGAGCGCACAGAGCCGAGCTTCCACCGATCAAATCTGCATCAGGacaggtttttattttctttgagcCGCTGAAACTCtgattttggtttttaaaagcAGCGAGGAAACAAACCGATGAAGGCGGAGCAGACGAGCGTGTTTCCGGTCACACGCACGGTTAGTCGCGTCGTTTCCATCGCGCTACGTTCAGTCTCGCTGGGCTTTTCACACAAACTTATGACATCTGAAGACGGCCCCTTGCTACAGGAAACTGCGACGGGCAGTTTCTCCTTCATTTTATGTGTAAAGGTCATATACGAACTATTGCTGAGGTCACTCGTACATTCAtgggttaaaaaagaaaaaaaagcagctgtGCAGAGTTTTCTTGGTCATTTAAAACCTCCTCAGTCAtcgtctctctttctcctctttgGACCAGGACTTCCCTTTAGATCCAGAAAGTCTCTCAGTCTCTTCCTGAAGTCCTCGAGTTTGGATTCCGGTATTAacccttcttctttttccaacTTTAACCTCTCGTCTTCTCGGCCATGCTGCGATCTGCTTGCGTGTCCAGCGGCAGTTTGCGGGTTTGAGTTCGGTGCGGTGAGGAGTGAAGGATGGAGCTCCGAACTCAGAGTTTCCACCAACTTCATCCGGAAACTTTCCCGCAGTTTCTGCAACTCGTCGTCctgaaaacagcagagagaAGGCAGAGTGACGGCTCGTCCTGCTGCTCAGTTATCTCAGCGAGTCTGCGCTGAAGCCGAGCGTCGGCAGCTCGGCGTCACTGAAAGAAGCCAAAGCTCGCGCGTCAGCTGCACGGCAAACATGGCTGCAGGCGGTGAAATCAGCCCTAAattctgattatttattttcaaattataCGTCCAACATCTTCAGACGTGAAACACCTGTGAGGACGAGAAAGGAAGCCGGCGCATCGACGCCACACTCACAGCAGTGCTCGATGAGGTCGAGAATAATTAGCCGACACTAGCGGACAGGTATCACCTGAACAGGTAAGACTGACTCCAGGTCAttttcctgctctctctttAAACTCGGGGAACTAACAGTAGCAGCAGGTTAACAGGAAGCACGGCTTTCGCAGCCGCTAAAAAGGCGCCGTATCCTTCAGGTTTCTTTGACGTTTCAGGGACAGGTGCCGCGGGGTGAGGGGCGGGGAAAAGCTGATCAGGACCACAGACTCTCACATCCACAGCACAACTCTGCTGCTCTTATCACCGAGGCAACGCCACTCAGGCTTCATGGTAAAACTCTGCCTCCTAGTGGTGAAAGTTTAAGGTacagttttaaaacaaataccTGCATAAAAAAGTTGGACGTTATGAAGGCGAGCCATATTTTACTTTGTGTCCTTATAACTGAGCAGCTGTGCTCACAAGCACAAACAGCCCTTTAGAGAcctggattattattattattattattattattattattattattattattattaatggaaTAATTAATGTGTTTCATCCATCCGGCATTTTAATTTCATGATAGTATCAAAAAGTACAGTTTAACACCGTCTCATTAATTCATTAAAGAGAGACAAACAGTTCATCGGCTCCGTGTTTGACTCCACCTGCTCCGTGCGTACCTGAGAGGCGTCTTTAAACAGAGTCCACATGTCAGAGACGAGCTCCGCGGCCGTTTGATACGGAGGAGGCCGGCGGAGGGTCAGGCGGTCCGATATAGACTTCAGCCGAGACAAACCGCCAAActgaagagaagaaaacagaaagtcTTCATCGCTGTGACCTGATCAGGCTGCAGGAGCGCCACCTGCTGGTTCAACGACAGCTACAGGAGACCCTTTATTTTGCGTTTCCcaggtttattttcattcatgcACCTTTTATGAAGTGTATAAACTTGTTAGCTGCTAAAAGCTTCTACTCTGACTGGAGCTTTGTTCAGACTGACCTGAGAGCACCGACTGCAGACTTCAACCTTCAGATGCAGAACGAGACACTCGCacctctgaaaaacaaaaacagacacaacACACAAAACTTTAGAAGAAAATCTACCACAAACCGATGGAGACAAGTCACGTTGTGAAGTGAGGTTCATGAGTAAGCGTTTGTGAGCAGACGCTGACCCTGAGGCTCTGCAGACTGAGGCTGGTGTGCTGAAGTCTCTCGGTGCTGTAGGGGTCCGACGGGTCTGACAGGTTCTGACATAATGAACAGGCCCACTCTGACCTGCAGGACAAGGTCAAACAGCAGAGGTCACTTCACTGTGTGATGTTACTGACACTCATAGTATGCACTTCCTGCAGAGGTTTTGATGCTCAATCACCAGGTAAGGAAGACCCAAagagctgattctgttcatctggacgtttccagagaaacgtttcgtcatcatcaggtgacgtcttcagtctcagctgactgcaggtctcaatcttataaacaggacatttgcacaatgactgaaaccagcccactgaggaacaacgggctgtgaggtcagttccttcagcATTAAGACTTGTCATGACAGCAATTTGCAGTacggctgttcgatataaccatATATAtccatcgtttcattttacgctatcgtttgtttcgtggtgtcgaaaaataaactgtttacgtcaatattttttcatgttctgatgtcactgtagtgactatattcatttcttaaagttctctctttctcttatatgtaatataaccacactacagacggacaagcgcctgtttttatgcgttgtcgttagcaacaacgacggtaacagcatcgcgtgtccgcttgtttatgttccacataaacctttcacaataaagctcaagatcctgttgagacttttcaaaataaactgaatcacatgaaagagcagattatttacggatgaaaatttaaaaaaagagccgccaggagctaaaaaataaaccttagactcaaacgttagaacaggcttttccccgcagcacgccgtgtaataaatactcacaaagaaaacggcgccgttacaacttatgtctaaaaatgtgtcgtttcatgcatcggttaaaacactcgactccagctggaaacacttcacacaagtcgAGCTGCTCGAGATTCACAGACTTTACATAAATGTTAAACTTTTGTGACTTATAtggttatcgggacgatagacgtcttatatcgggatatgagattttggttaAATCACACAGCCTGATTTGCATATCAATgctgaaggaactgacctcccagcccattgttccctcagtgggctgtttcagtcattatgtaaatgtcctgtttataagattgaaacctgcagtcagctgaggctgaagacgtcacctgatgatgacgaaacgtttctctggaaacgtccagatgaacagaatcaatgtTAAGAGACTTCCTGCAGAGGTTTCATAATAAAAGTAAATCAGGAAAGAGTTGAGTTTTGTTCATAAtaacttaaaatgaaaaaaacaacaactttttgaATAGGCTTTAGATTGATTTTCAATCCAATGGTCACACATCAGTGGACTTCAGTCATCTTAAAGAAGCAAAAggataaaaattatttttcttaccAAAAGTCGAGTCCAACTGGGGGGACGTGGCAGTCTCTGTGGTATCCTCGACCACAGGCAGAGCAGATGATCGAAGTGCCGGGCGATGCACAAACCGAGCAGGCAAGAATCTCCAGGGTTATCGGAGAGTCTGGGGACGATTCCGGCTTCATGAAATCCTCTTTGTCAGCCGGCCCGTCTTCGGCATCGGACTGCAACGGAGCACAACGACGACAGTCTCTTAAAGCTGAGCGGTTCATTTTATAATCCAACTTTCTCAAGTTTGCCTGGGTTACAGATCGTGCATCCTACCTGACAGTCGTCGCTCATTTCCTCCAGGTAAATCTCATCTTCAGTCTCTCCAGGTAACAGACGAAAACTGGGAAGGGACCGTCCAAATCTTGGCAGGGACACAGGCAGTCTCAACACGGACACTTTGGGCTGCCACCGACTCAGACTGAAGTCCTCCTGTCCAATCACGGCGCTCAGCTCTTCGATGTCCTTGTCAGGAGTTACCAGTGTTGGTAAGTCGTCTTTTGGCTCGAGGGCGTTCGGTTTTGCTTCGTCAGAGACACAAGTGGCGTGCTCGGTTTCTTTCGTTTCCTGGACCTCCTCAGTATCTTGTATAGTGCTATCACAGCGAGAGTCAACCACCAAGCCCTCCACGGGAACCTGCTGAGTCTGTTCCtgaggggaggggggatgaaGTGTGCTGTCGAGTTCCTGAAGCGAGGACAAAGGGCTGCTGGGTAAAGCCGGGCTCGTATCCTCCATGGTTTGCTGCTCTGACGGTAACGTGCCGCTCGGTCCGTCGCAGCTAGAGTTTCCCGCAGAAGTCTCTGGACTCACTTCTGTGATGCTGCTTTCCTCGAGGCCGCTTCGTTTCTGCGCCGAGGCCGGATGGAAAGCGCGATGATCAGGCAGCCTGATGAGAGCAGTCTCGTTGAGCAGCACCTGATACATACTCTGAGTGTTGGTCAGCATGACGATGGTGGGCTGGTTCCAGTGAGGACCAGCGGTTTGGTTCAGAACCTGCAGTGGTTGGACGGGTTTAAGTGAGGATAGAAACTGACCCGCCGACAGGGGGAACGTGGAGCCGGCAGGCAGCATGCTGAGAACAACTGAGGAACGGGAGGCGTCAGTTTGGGGGAGGAACAAATAGCTGGGAGATGAACAACTGGTGGCGGAGGAGGGAGAACTGATGAAGGACGACAAGGTTGGAGTGATAGAGGGAGCGAAGATCTGTGACGTACTGAGACTGCTGACTGGAAAAAGCGAGTGAGACGTGTGGAGCAGCGAGCGAGACGTGTGGAGCAGCGAGCTGTGCGCCGCTGTGGAGCAGGTGGTGCTGGGCGGGGTGGCAGAGGAGGAGTATACGAAAGCTACAGAGGACGAAGTGGACGAGGAATTCCAAAGAGATGAAGGAATGCTGACGGGAACAGGCGAGGCAGCGTTACTGCTGGTCAGAACAGCAAAGGTGGATGTGGGTGGGCTGGTGGAGGAGGAGTTTATGGTTGtcgaggaggtggtggtggcatCAGAGTTGACTGGAACAAGTAGGTTAGGATTACTGAAGTTACTTGTTTGGGGGAGGAGGCACCAGGAGGACACGGGACGGGCGGAGTTTAatgtggaggaggtggctggagaACCAGCCAACACCATGCTTGAATGTGTAACAAGAGGTTTGAACTGATTCGGAGAGGCGCTCGGCGAGTTAGAAATCTGAGCAGGTGGGCAGGTGGAAGAGACGGTTGGAGGAGAAACAGACGAGAGGCAGGCGGAGGAGGACAGACGAAGATTAGACTGATCGTAGGGTAAGAGCCACGCCGAAGGGCGACACGTGGAACTATCTGGAACAACCAGGTTAGTGACACGGCTGTCGAGAGTCTGGAAAACAGACGCGGTGGTGGCTGCTGGACAGGTGGAGGTGGGAAGAGGGGTGGATAAGGAGGAGGGGGGAAACGCAGACAACTGATTGGTTAAATGTGGTGACGAGAAGCTACTGATGGTAACAGGTGTGTCGGGGGAGGTGTTGGCTTGAGCGATGGAGCCGGTGAACACTGGATTGGTGGAGGTGGAAGGAGTataagaggaggtggaggagtggGGAAACATGGAGGTTGTGGAGGATGGAGGAATAGTGGGCTGACTGGACACAAGTGCTGACAGACTGGGACGGGTGGAGATGAAAGGAGTGATGGAGGAGGGAAACATGGCGATCGTGGAGGACAGAGGACCGCTGGGCTGAGCAGACACAGACGTTGATGGTGGAGGGAGAACACTGGTAGTAGCTGGTGGGTTACAGTTCATAGCTTTGCCAGTTTGAGGGGTGCTGTCAGTGGGCAATGGAAAGGTGGAGGTGTGAGCAGGAGGGGTAATGGAAGTGGAGCAGCTGGATAAGAGCGTGCACAAAAGAGAGGCACGGCTGGTTGGAGCGCCTGGGGCATTACAGGATGGGGGGAGGGGCCTGTTGGAGGTTGCAGGAGAGGTGGCGGTTGGAGGGAGAGCATGACTCAACTGACCCGATGGGGAACTCGAGGGCGGAGATCGAGGATTGACCGAATCCTGAGTGCCAACCTGGTTGTGAGTGAGGAGATTATAAAGGGTTAGGTTGGGCGAAAATTTCCAAAGGGCCGAAGATGAACTTGACTGTGAGGATGGAGAAGGTGTAGCAGCACAGTCATCAGGAACAGGTGTAGCACTGGAACCGGCCGTCTCAGTTTGGGGGCCGGGGGATGCCAGACAGGTGGAGGGAGACTTGAAAGAAGTGGAGTCTGTTCCATGTGTGGGGGCAGATGAGGATGTAAACGACAGATGAAGCGAATGAGAAGCAGAGGCGCTGTCCATCACGGTGCTGGAGATGGGGTTGCAGGTGGAGGTGGGAGGAGGGGCAGCAGGAGTCGCCGGAGTTCCTGTGTTTTTATCCAAGGTTGGTGGCACAGCGAAAGGGATCCAGGAAACATGAAGGTTACCTGGAAACCGAAAcaatggaggaagaggagatggaggaggGTGCAGCAATTATTTTCTCTCGATTAAACTACATCCAAACTCAAACAGCATCGACATGAACTCTGAGCTCGTAAAATGATTCGGTTTGGTTTCCACACGTACGGCCAAGCATCCGCTGCAAAGCTGAAGACAACATAACAAACAGATACACGAGCGGACTTACAAAGCTCAGAGAGGGTTTCCTCGTAACCCAACTTGGTAATGAGCTTCACTTCAGGCATTTTCAGAGGGGGGTCCGAGTCCTGATCTAGAAGCTCCTTCATTTGGGTTTTAATCtggcagagaaaacaaagcacggATAAAATGGTTGGTTCACCGTCTACGCTCTACATCACCAGATTAACGTTTTCTGCACAACTTCTGTTTGTTTGCAACAGTGTCGCGTTTTGTTTTCAAAGATTTTTATAAACAATGATTATCTGATATGATTGGGGGACGCTCATAGGGATCCCTGTGCATGACTTAAGAGTCACATGATGTGCGAAACGTCCCTTTTTAGGGGTTTTAATCTTTGTTGAGCCAGATAAGGGAGGAAAGCCTGGCTTTGATGGACTTTAGTCTAACTCTGTGGGGACGTACCAGTGAGGACTGGCTCCTCCCACAGTTTCGCATCTACAGCAGACATTAGTGAAGATAGGCGAcatccatgaaaatggaaaCAACTCCAGTCTCTTTGCTTCTAACTGTTGTTGTTAGATTTCTGTCATGACTGTTCATGTATGATTTACATGTTTAAACGTCTCTATCGCTCTGTAAAGACTTCAATATTCAATATTAGTCACACAGCATTTTGAGAGTCAGTGCGCCTCGCATGTTTTCATATTATGGTATGATGAGTACAGCTGCAGTGTGTCTGCCACATCTCTGTGTACCTGTGCGGTGTGTGAGAGCAGGGTCGGCAGGTCGGTGAGATTTCGGGCCTTTTCGAGCGTTTCCTTCATGGACATTTGgctctgctgcagctgcttcatCTTCACCATCCTCCCCTGAATCTGCTCACATTCCAGCTCATACAccttctacacacacacacacacacacacacacacacacacacacacacacatcattttTTAGGCGCtccatttttttgtattttaccaGAAACGTTGGCGTGCGAGGCTGAGTGAGCACAGACGTTTGAtactgagagcagcagcagataaGACTCAAGGTTACGCTGAGGAGTGAAACTCACTGCAACAACTTCAGAGCACAGACTGAAAGACTTCTAAGAAA contains these protein-coding regions:
- the trim33l gene encoding uncharacterized protein trim33l, translating into MERTVTEATLLSNMEATGASEDNLSQQCSNCDAASAACWCLDCNEALCGVCVSAHRRVTVTRSHRLLHHPPEGNILSSPTKFCRLHPSEPLQLICFTCKQLTCRDCQLTTHMNHRYRFVSEAVVSLKKQLDVYVHSTTRQEDTVRRSLQDMETRLQSIEQTESRLRTELQAGFVAFAKLLKAKMVSLLKDIKKVYELECEQIQGRMVKMKQLQQSQMSMKETLEKARNLTDLPTLLSHTAQIKTQMKELLDQDSDPPLKMPEVKLITKLGYEETLSELCNLHVSWIPFAVPPTLDKNTGTPATPAAPPPTSTCNPISSTVMDSASASHSLHLSFTSSSAPTHGTDSTSFKSPSTCLASPGPQTETAGSSATPVPDDCAATPSPSSQSSSSSALWKFSPNLTLYNLLTHNQVGTQDSVNPRSPPSSSPSGQLSHALPPTATSPATSNRPLPPSCNAPGAPTSRASLLCTLLSSCSTSITPPAHTSTFPLPTDSTPQTGKAMNCNPPATTSVLPPPSTSVSAQPSGPLSSTIAMFPSSITPFISTRPSLSALVSSQPTIPPSSTTSMFPHSSTSSYTPSTSTNPVFTGSIAQANTSPDTPVTISSFSSPHLTNQLSAFPPSSLSTPLPTSTCPAATTASVFQTLDSRVTNLVVPDSSTCRPSAWLLPYDQSNLRLSSSACLSSVSPPTVSSTCPPAQISNSPSASPNQFKPLVTHSSMVLAGSPATSSTLNSARPVSSWCLLPQTSNFSNPNLLVPVNSDATTTSSTTINSSSTSPPTSTFAVLTSSNAASPVPVSIPSSLWNSSSTSSSVAFVYSSSATPPSTTCSTAAHSSLLHTSRSLLHTSHSLFPVSSLSTSQIFAPSITPTLSSFISSPSSATSCSSPSYLFLPQTDASRSSVVLSMLPAGSTFPLSAGQFLSSLKPVQPLQVLNQTAGPHWNQPTIVMLTNTQSMYQVLLNETALIRLPDHRAFHPASAQKRSGLEESSITEVSPETSAGNSSCDGPSGTLPSEQQTMEDTSPALPSSPLSSLQELDSTLHPPSPQEQTQQVPVEGLVVDSRCDSTIQDTEEVQETKETEHATCVSDEAKPNALEPKDDLPTLVTPDKDIEELSAVIGQEDFSLSRWQPKVSVLRLPVSLPRFGRSLPSFRLLPGETEDEIYLEEMSDDCQSDAEDGPADKEDFMKPESSPDSPITLEILACSVCASPGTSIICSACGRGYHRDCHVPPVGLDFWSEWACSLCQNLSDPSDPYSTERLQHTSLSLQSLRRCECLVLHLKVEVCSRCSQFGGLSRLKSISDRLTLRRPPPYQTAAELVSDMWTLFKDASQDDELQKLRESFRMKLVETLSSELHPSLLTAPNSNPQTAAGHASRSQHGREDERLKLEKEEGLIPESKLEDFRKRLRDFLDLKGSPGPKRRKRDDD